The Medicago truncatula cultivar Jemalong A17 chromosome 7, MtrunA17r5.0-ANR, whole genome shotgun sequence genome includes the window AGAAGCGATTCTATAAACATTGAAACGCGCATTTGATTTTTTGATCccaaaccctaattcccaaattctaaTTTCAATCACATCGAAATCCCTGAGATTGCGTTTCGGAGAGATCCGAATCTTCAATGGCGCATCAAAGAGCCAAATTGCTGCTCCTTCTCTGTGCTCTATGCTATTCTCTCAGCGCCATTGCCGTGTAATTTTTCTGTTTTCCTTTTTACcgtttttttgaaaatgttagATTCTACATTTGCTTATAAATCTATGTTTGGTATGCAGAAAGAGTTATTACGATATACTTCAAGTGTCGAAAGGTGCATCGGATGATCAGATTAAGAGAGCGTATAGAAAGCTTGCATTGAAGTATCATCCTGATAAGAATCCGGGAAATGAAGAAGCTAATAAGAAATTTGCGGAGATTAGCAATGGtacatatatatacatgtatctttgctattctttttttaaatatatatactttcaTGATTTAGTTTGTGTGTTGCTATTTGCTATTAATGCTTTGTTtcgataaacaacttaattaattaCGCGATTATGAAGTCAGTGCCTATCATATTAGTGTTTATGTATACATTATTTCtttaacaaaatacaaaaataaagtgaaaatgTTTTCTTATAAGGTATAcaatattttcataagctatattAGGGGGGGTTAATGAATTAAGTTGAAAACAGCtcatggacatgtcataagttgtttccataagctcttttAAGAAGTCTCACAAATGtttatgttagtagataagtTCGTATAAGTCGATACAAACAGTATCTTATTTTGGTTTATTAATGGTTGCTTTTTATTGTTGCTGCCGCCAGCATATGAGGTATTGTCGGATAACGAGaagagaaatatatatgataagtATGGTGAAGAGGGTTTGAAGCAGCATGCCGCTGGTGGAGGAAGAGGTGGTGGAATGAACATGCAGGATATTTTTAACTCGTAAGTCATCACCTTAGCTTTTGCTTGATTAGTTCTTAACCTATCAGTTATCACCTTCACATTTAAGATATGTATTATTGGGtaattacttaatttttacTTGCATCCGTATAATGTATGTTGCAACAAAGAAGCAAATAATATATGTTTATGGCTAAGAAAAGCAGTTATAGAAGGCTATTAGGGGTTTATATTATCACACTAACTGTAATTGGAACCTTCATTTGGTTTTATCGATTCATTGATTTCCTCATGTCTGCATCAATTTTTATGACgctataaattttaatataatcatttATTTGCGACCAAAGATTATGTTGTATTGTGTAAGCGGACTGCTATGTTCTTGATGTGTATGGGGCTCTGGACTGGTATGCTAATTTTTAATGTGGGGCTCTGGACTTGCTTTTATGGATGACACTGTGAAATATGAATGTTTCTTTCAGTTTCTTTGGCGGGGGATcaatggaggaagaagaagagaaaattgCAAAAGGTGACGACGTTATTGTTGATTTGGATGCAACCCTTGAAGATTTGTATATGGGTGGCTCCTTGAAGGTGCGTTCACATTTAATCTAGCTACTGTTTTGAGCTCAAGCATTAAatctatatatttaattatttaccaATGGGCAACATGTGTCACACTGCCATGCTGTTTTTAAATTTCagcacattttatttttataatttgaacaaTATACTAGTAGACGGGTATGGGATAGATTCGAGATTATCAAAATGGTTTTCATTTGACACATGGCAACAGAAAAACACACTTTCATTAAGTTACATCAGCCAAtagaaaatcataaataaaactaaagcaaCTAAGAAGAACTGCTTTAGGGGATGAGATGCAGAGCTTACATCAAGCTGGGCCTTGTTCGTCTAACACAAATATAACATATTCCACATACATATGACATCATGTAGTCCCAGAGGCTATTCTTTATCCCCCTTTCGATAAATCTCAGATATTTTAGTTTGTATTATACAGTTTAGTATTTTCATTGAGAAAATCAGGAGACACTGTAGCCACTATTCATGTATTATCATGGTATAGTTGTAAACTAAGTGGTTATGAACTTGTCAAGAATTCTGGTTCATCAATGACTCCTCCATGCTGTAGTGACCCTAAATGTAGAATTCACAAGTCATTTGTTGATTGCTTCTTTGTGATTATTGTATTGTAATTATCAGGTTTGGAGGGAGAAAAATGTTGTAAAGCCAGCTCCTGGAAAAAGACGCTGTAACTGTAGAAATGAGGTTTATCACAGGCAAATTGGGCCTGGCATGTTTCAACAAATGACAGAGCAGGTAAATATCATCTTCGAGGATGCTGATAGTACAAACGTTCCTGTTTATTCTTGTCCATTTTTTAGGATGTACATTTTGCCCTGCAAATACACTGGCTTCTAGTGTCAATGTTTCATGACATTTCATTGTATGATTGTGGAAACCAGAAgagtttaatttaatatatattcatacTCAGTTTCATTTTCcttcctgtttttttttttccttatgtgCTTGTGGGGACTGGGGTGTGaaggttatttttaattttgttttgaatatttGGGAAAATTTACGCTACTATGTGTGATATCTACCTGTCCAGGTCTGTGATCAATGTGCTAATGTCAAATACGTAAGGGAGGGATATTTCGTCACTGTTGATATTGAGAAAGGCATGAAAGATGGCCAGGTAAACTTTTAAAGTTTGTATGTAGGTTTTAGTGCTTTATGTAAGTATGCATAATGTCATGTCTCACTACCCATTTTCTTATAGGCCCTACACTTATAAGCATGTTTAATCAACATGGACATATAAGCTCTAAAAACCGTAGCTCTGTTTGATAGTTCTATTTGTAAGTATGTTAGAACtgtaattgatttttaatttcaatctaGTCTGAGTAGCACACATTtgtaaattttctattttatttcaattcaatttatgACAAGTTCTTTCATTTCAGTACAAAAAATACTCATttgtacatttaatttaatttgagaTTGACAATACAAAAAAAGGCcatcaattataatatttatttacccTGATAGGGACTTGGGTTTTACTGGATGCATTAGTTCACTTAGAGTAGTATGCGATACTCTAATTAGCTTGGTCCTCCCCT containing:
- the LOC11432032 gene encoding dnaJ protein ERDJ3B is translated as MAHQRAKLLLLLCALCYSLSAIAVKSYYDILQVSKGASDDQIKRAYRKLALKYHPDKNPGNEEANKKFAEISNAYEVLSDNEKRNIYDKYGEEGLKQHAAGGGRGGGMNMQDIFNSFFGGGSMEEEEEKIAKGDDVIVDLDATLEDLYMGGSLKVWREKNVVKPAPGKRRCNCRNEVYHRQIGPGMFQQMTEQVCDQCANVKYVREGYFVTVDIEKGMKDGQEVLFYEDGEPIIDGESGDLRFRIRTAPHELFKREGNDLHTTVTITLVQALVGFEKTIKHLDEHLVDISSKGITNPKQVRKFKGEGMPLHTSTKKGDLYVTFEVLFPTTLSEEQKTKIKSILG